A genomic window from Punica granatum isolate Tunisia-2019 unplaced genomic scaffold, ASM765513v2 Contig00030, whole genome shotgun sequence includes:
- the LOC116189868 gene encoding cold and drought-regulated protein CORA-like: MDRYQRVEKPKEETPINENEIRVTAQGRMLNYITYATSLLQEKEATEIALKAMGRAINKTVMITELIKRRVARLHQNTSISSTDITDTWEPLEEGLLPLETTRHVSVITITLSKNELDTSSTGYQPPIPQDQVKIGHVQDHQGGGHQSTMGRIRGGRGRGRDRGRGNYINGGAEHVLDGAADGGQGFSSRGRGWGRGYRGRGRGGYMGQGQRYTYVGGNINRYPSTLNNSNGGGPLGPSQGRGRGRGWGMVRGQGRGRGGGFRSNANGPSQPAAA, encoded by the exons ATGGACCGGTATCAGCGGGTCGAGAAGCCGAAAGAAGAGACACCCATTAATGAGAATGAGATCCGTGTCACTGCGCAGGGCAGGATGCTCAACTATATCACTTATGCCACCAGTCTTCTTCAG GAGAAAGAGGCGACGGAGATAGCGCTTAAGGCGATGGGAAGAGCCATAAACAAGACTGTGATGATCACCGAACTGATTAAG AGAAGGGTAGCTCGTCTTCATCAGAACACTTCGATCAGTTCTACTGACATAACCGACACTTGGGAGCCATTAGAAGAAGGCCTTCTTCC ATTAGAAACAACACGACATGTCTCGGTGATAACCATTACTTTGTCCAAGAATGAACTGGACACATCCTCTACTGG GTACCAGCCCCCTATTCCTCAGGATCAGGTGAAGATAGGGCATGTCCAGGACCATCAAGGAG GGGGCCACCAAAGCACGATGGGCAGAATACGGGGTGgacgaggaagaggaagggaCCGAGGTAGAG GGAATTATATTAATGGTGGAGCAGAACACGTTCTAGATGGGGCAGCGGACGGGGGGCAGGGATTTTCAAGTCGAGGACGGGGTTGGGGACGGGGCTATAGGGGCCGAGGACGAGGAGGCTATATGGGGCAAGGGCAACGATATACTTACGTCGGTGGGAACATAAACCGCTATCCTTCTACTCTAAACAACTCTAATGGTGGAGGTCCTCTTGGTCCTAGCCAAGGACGTG GACGTGGACGCGGGTGGGGCATGGTACGTGGTCAAGGCCGAGGCCGAGGCGGAGGTTTCAGGTCTAACGCCAACGGTCCATCTCAACCAGCTGCCGCCTGA